The following are from one region of the Mesorhizobium sp. B4-1-4 genome:
- a CDS encoding DUF1499 domain-containing protein: protein MVSILERQTSKAAGWSRRTGAFSAVLLLTDFVGHRFGLVETPVFLWVLGIVALLAALALLFAGLAFSRLWNFGDRGGRDLTVGALLALLVLTPYGVAAYWATIYPPLRDISTDFDDPPALDVTDRTKDMNVLSPSTPGEQTLQTDSYPLVSARSYDLPFETVVNAVETVLDRRGWDLSQPYPDLAGQREVTITAVASSFALGLPADVAIRVTDNGDMIIVDMRSASRYGRHDLGDNAARITEFLAELDQEVAGQVGAAPAE, encoded by the coding sequence GCGGCGCACGGGCGCATTTTCAGCGGTGCTTTTGCTGACCGACTTCGTCGGCCATCGCTTCGGTCTCGTCGAGACGCCCGTATTCCTGTGGGTGCTGGGCATTGTCGCGCTGCTGGCGGCGCTGGCGCTGCTTTTTGCCGGGCTGGCCTTTTCCAGGCTATGGAATTTCGGCGACCGTGGCGGCCGCGATCTGACCGTTGGCGCCTTGCTGGCCCTGCTGGTGCTTACCCCGTATGGCGTCGCTGCCTACTGGGCGACGATCTATCCGCCGCTGAGGGACATCTCGACCGATTTCGACGATCCGCCCGCGCTCGATGTCACTGACCGCACGAAGGACATGAATGTGCTGTCTCCGTCCACGCCGGGCGAGCAGACGTTGCAGACCGACAGCTATCCACTGGTCAGCGCACGCAGCTATGACCTTCCGTTCGAGACCGTCGTCAATGCCGTCGAAACCGTGCTCGACCGGCGCGGCTGGGACCTTTCGCAACCCTATCCCGACCTCGCTGGGCAGAGAGAAGTGACCATTACCGCCGTCGCCTCGAGCTTCGCGCTCGGCCTCCCGGCTGATGTGGCGATCCGCGTGACCGATAACGGCGATATGATCATCGTCGACATGCGGTCGGCTTCGCGCTACGGCCGCCATGACCTTGGCGACAATGCCGCGCGCATCACCGAGTTCCTGGCGGAACTGGACCAGGAAGTCGCCGGACAGGTCGGGGCGGCGCCAGCCGAATAG